A window of Sodalis praecaptivus genomic DNA:
GGGGAAGGATTATTCGTCGCTTCGCTCCTCACCCTTCGGGCCGATGCTGCGCATCGTTGTCTCGCTGCGCTCGGCCCGAACCTTGGTCGAAGGTTCTCACCTTCCCCCCACTGCGCCATGATGCTCCGCAGCCGGGTGTGTATCGTGCTTGATACGAATTTGGTGGTGGGGGAAGGATTCGAACCTTCGAAGTCTGTGACGGCAGATTTACAGTCTGCTCCCTTTGGCCGCTCGGGAACCCCACCAGATTTTTTTTGGTGCCGGCAGAAGGAGTCGAACCCTCGACCTACTGATTACAAGTCAGTTGCTCTACCAACTGAGCTATGCCGGCATCAAGTGCTGCGCATTCTAGGTAGAGCGGACGACCTATGCAACAAAAAAATCGCGTAAATCGCACTTTCGCTCAGAAATTACCCAATTTCACAACACGGCGCGCAAAATTGGTTATTATTCATGCTCGAAGCAGTGAGATATCACGCTTTGGCCGGCATAGTAGCACTGTCGGCGTAACGGGTACAGCCCCGGCATAGCCCCGTTTATCCCTCCCTGATCGTACATCGGCGATGGGAAGGCGGCGGCACCGGTCGAGGATCCCCCGTCAGGTTCACAATTCCTCTCCAGCGGCAGAAAAAACACTCTACGACAGGGGCGAAGCTGTCTATACTATGCAGCTTGTTTTCTTTCCGGGTTAGCGTCCTGCGCCCTGAATAGACTGTGCAACGGGCTGGCTCACGTTATGACTAAAGCTGTGCAATCTCCCCCCACGCCATATCTGCAATTCAGCCGCAAACAGTGGGCCGCGTTGCGTAATTCCGTGCCGCTGACGCTCACCGAGGCGGAAATCGTCAAGCTGAAGGGGATTAATGAAGATCTCTCCCTTGATGAAGTGGCGGAGATTTACCTGCCGCTGTCGCGTCTGCTCAACTTTTATATTAGTTCCAATCTGCGTCGCCAGGCGGTGCTGGAGCAGTTTCTCGGTACCGACGGCCAGCGAATACCCTATATCATCGGTATCGCCGGTAGTGTGGCGGTCGGCAAAAGCACCACGGCGCGCGTCCTGCAGGCGCTGCTGAGCCGCTGGCCCGAACACCGTACGGTTGAGCTGGTGACGACCGACGGGTTTTTGCATCCCAACCAGGTGCTCAAGCAGCGGGATCTCATGAAAAAGAAGGGTTTCCCGGAGTCTTATGATATCCGCAGCCTGGTCAATTTCGTCTCGAAAGTGAAATCGGGAACGCCGCGGGTGACCGCGCCGGTCTATTCCCATTTGATCTACGACGTCGTCCCCGACGAACAAAAAGTCATTTCTCAGCCGGACATTTTGATCTTAGAGGGGCTGAATGTTTTACAAAGCGGCAGCGATTATAACCACGATCCGCACCACGTGTTTGTCTCCGACTTTGTCGACTTTTCCATCTATGTCGATGCGCCTGAAGCGCTACTGCAAAGCTGGTATATCAATCGTTTCCTGAAATTCCGTCAGGGCGCGTTTTCCGATCCCGACTCCTATTTTCACCATTATTCTCAACTTTCCGAACAAGAGGCGGTGGCTATCGCCAGCCAGCTGTGGACTGAAATCAACGGGCGCAATCTGCAACAAAACATTCTTCCCACGCGCGAGCGCGCCAGTTTGATCCTGGGTAAAAGCGCCAATCATGCGGTGGAGAGGGTCCGGCTGCGCAAATAGCGTCGCGCGGCCGTCGGGTCATCTCAGTTGGCGCCGATACCGCGCCCGCTAGCGTCCCGCACCTCAGCGCCTGACACCCTGTCCGGCGCGTTGCAGCGTCCGCGTCGCGGCTTTCGCTCCTTAAGCCGCCCTGTTTATTGGCGCAAGATGTTCCCCCAGGTAGTATGATGCTCACACGGTATGTCTCCGGCGCGCCTCTGCCGCGTCGTCGCCCCGCTCCTATGAGCACAGCATGACGCGCAGCGGCTCGTACGAGAGCCCATTATGCGGTCCTCGCTACCCGACCGGCCGCGACGGCGCGCCCTGAACCGCAACCGGCCGTCTTCCTGGCCAGCTCGGGCCGGCAGGCGCGATAATGACCACCGACGCAGATAACATCTTATCTGCCCGACACTGGGCGGAGTCGATTTTTTAAGGGGGGAGTGAATGCAATTATTACTACTCAGCAACTCTACATGTCCCGGTAAAAGCTATCTGGAGCACGCCATCGCGCCAATCGGCGAACTGCTGCGGGGCCGACGGCAGGCGCTGTTTGTGCCCTTTGCCGGCGTCATCGTCGATTGGGACGCCTATACCGATAAAGTCAGGCAAGCGCTGACGCCGCTGGGGGTAGACGTCATGGGAATACATAGGACGGCGGACGCGGGTGCGGCTATCGCCACTGCCGAGATCATCATCGTCGGCGGCGGCAACACCTTCCATTTAGTGAAACATTGTCGCGACCGAGGCTTATTGCGCGCGATTCACCGGCGGGTACAGGAAGGGGCGACCTATATCGGCTGGAGCGCTGGCGCCAATCTGGCTTGCCCCACCCTTTGCACCACTAACGATATGCCGATTGTCGAACCAGGCGGTTTTGACGCGCTGGGGCTGATAAATTTTCAAATTAATCCCCATTATACCAATCAACTTCCCGCGGGCCATCAGGGCGAAACCCGCCAACAGCGGCTGGATGAACTCTTGCGCGCACGACCGGAGATGACGGTGGTAGGGCTGCCGGAGGGGGATTGGTTAACGGTGGCCGACGGTGCGGCAACGCTTGCCGGCCCTTACGATGCGGCGCTTTACCGCGCCGATTTGGCCGAGCCGGGCGTGCTGACGCCGGGAAGTACGATCACGTTGAAGTAAATGCCCCGCGTTCGGCTTGGCGCCGAAATAGGCCGCGGCACAACCGGCGGCGGCAGGGCCCAAGCATCGCACGGGTTTGCCGCCATCGTCGCCGCCAGGACGCTACGGCTAAAGACCGCGTAGCGATATCTCTCCGCCCAAATAGGCGTGGCGTTCTCCGTCCTGCTCCAACAATAGGGCCCCTTGCGCGTCGATGCCGCGCGCAATGCCCCTTATCTCCCGATCGCCAATGAGTAATTTCACCGGCCGGTCAAAGAAGTTATCCAACGCCTGCCAGCGGGCGACAAAGGGCGCGAACCCCTCGCCCTCGAACTGCCGCAGCGCCTGACGCAGCGTAGCGGTCAATTCGGCGACCAGCGCATTGCGATCGATGACGATGCCCGCTTCCTGCAAATTGATCCAACCCTGGTCGATCATCCCCGCCGCAGGCTCGCGCATCGCCAGGTTAATACCGGCGCCGATCACGACATGGGCGGCATCGCCGGCCTTACCGTTAATCTCAACCAAGATCCCGGCCAGTTTGCGATCGTTGAGATACAGGTCGTTCGGCCATTTGACGCGCACCCCTTCAGCGCCCAGTCGCTGCAGCACCTCCGCCATGACGATACCGACCATCAGACTGAGGCCGCCGGCGGCCGCCGGACCCTGCTCAAGACGCCAATAAAGGGACAGATAAAGATTATTGCCGAACGGCGAAATCCACTGTCGACCGCGTCGACCGCGTCCCTGCGCCTGATATTCCGCCACGCAGGCGTCACCCGGCGCTAAGGTGCCGATACGCTCGATCAAATATTGATTGGTTGAGTCAATAACCGGCAGAACCGCCAGGCGACCCGACGGTAGGCGCGAACGGATCGCGGCTTCATCCAATAACTGCAGCGGCGCATGCAAACGGTAGCCTTTACCGGGCACCGTAAAGACATCCACCCCCCAGTCGCGCACCGTTTGAACGTGCTTGTTGATGGCGGCGCGGCTCATTCCCAACGCCGCACCAAATTGCTCGCCGGAATGAAACTCGCCATCGGCCAGTAAACTTATCAGCTTAAGCGGGATGGTCACGTCTTTCATGTTAATACTCCCACCGCATCCACCTCGCCATTGGCGCCAATGAAGCGCACTTCCGGCTCCAGCCAAACGGCAAAGCGTTCCGCAACCTCTTGACGCACATAGCGCGCCAGCGCGGCGATATCCTTACCCGACGCATTATCGGCATTGACCAAAACCAGCGCCTGCTTGTCATGAATCGCCGCGCCGCCGAGGCGATAGCCTTTGAGACCACAGCGATCGATAAGCCAACCTGCCGCCAGCTTCACTCCGCCTTCCGGCTGAGGGTAATGGGGCGCATCAGGATAGCGGCTTAGCAATCGTTCCGCTCTCACAGCATCAATCACCGGATTTTTGAAAAAACTACCGGCATTGCCCTGCACCGCAGGATCGGGCAATTTCCCACGACGCATCGCGCAAACCGCATCATAAATCTGCCGCGGAGTGGCCTGCTGCGGGTCCAGACGGGCCAAATCGCCGTAGGTTAATACCGGTTGCCAGGCTTTGGCGAGCCGAAGGCCAACCGCAACAATGGCATGGCCTTCGCGCAACGCGTGTTTAAAGATGCTGTCGCGGTAACCGAATTGGCATTCAGCCGCGCTCAGACGCCGTAAGGTGCCGGTTGCCAACTGCAGCACGTCAACATAGTCACAAAACTGACGCAACTCGACGCCATAGGCGCCAATGTTTTGGATTGGTGCAGAACCCACGCAGCCGGGGATGAGCGCCAAGTTCTCCAGACCAGGCATGTGTTGTTCGAGACAGGTACGCACCAGGTCATGCCACACCTCCCCGGCGCCGACGTGCAAATGCCAAGCGTCGGAACGCTCTTCGATTGCTACGCCCGCTATCCGGTTTAGCAACACGGTGCCAACATAGTTTTCCAGAAACAACACATTACTACCGCCGCCCAACATCAGCACCGGTGTAGCGTCCTCCGCCGCCTGCCGCCAGATCGTGAACAGCTCGGCCTCCGTATGCGCAACGATTACGCGCCGCGCCAACGCATCAATCGCAAAGCTGTTCAGGGACTTTAGCGCCCCACTGTCCGTCATCATCACATAATCCGTCTTCACTTTTGTTGCCGTTAGTCTACTCGATCGCACAGGAAGGCAGCGAGTGACATTTTATGACGTGAGCGTGCCTGTACAGCGTTAACACAGCAAAGAGAAGCGTTATTGGTCCTGCTTATTCACCGATTACGATTTTTTCAACTTATTCTCTACAGCCCATTTATCGTACGCAGCGTCCAGTGCAGTTTTGAAACCGGTTAGCTTATGGTCGGCGGTGTCGCATAGCGTATAGATTTCTCGGCAAACCTGTTCTTTATGTTCCTCGCCTAATTTCGCTTCGGGAGCCGTGAACAACATGTTGTTTTGAAAAACACCATATAGCGCGTGCATGCCGGCACCTTTGAGACTTAATCTGCCGTCCTTTCCTAGACTTCCCGTTAGCTTCCGGTCGAACGCAACAGCGTTTAACTTCTCTAGCCCGGTCTTAGTATCGATAGAAAGCGCAGGATGTTTTTCGCGCTGCGCTAGCACGGTATCACTGGCATTGCTCAACGCTAATGCATACGCCGTCTCGCGGCACTCCTCGACAAATTTCGGACTTTGCCTCATTTCGACAAAAACAGCCTTCATTTTTTCAATAGATGCTTGTACCGCCACGTCCAATTGCGGACCACTCTCACCACGGGGAGCCCCCAAACACGTATGATTTGATGCCTTAAAATCATCGGCGGGTCGCCTTACGAGTGTCGGATTGAAGGCAGAGACAATGTTCGTACGGATGGATTTAGTCGTTTTATCGCCGCTGCCTTGTTTCTTAGTGGTAAATTTCAGGATTCCGTTATGGAATATCTCTTTTATCTTGCTCCATAGCCCGGAGTTAGGATTACTGCGCGCGGAGGCGTCCTTATCTATTTTATCATCAGCTGCGGCTCTCAAATTATAACTGCCGGTTCTGAAGCCAAAATTCACGCTGCTCAAGATATTCATCTCCATTCATTATACGTAGTCATTCCCTCTAACGAGGCAAACAATCCACACTTTCTGTCGCTGTTTAGTCGTTACGAGGCTGAATTTTTGGCCAATAAATACACTGCATTGAGTGCCTGACCTTATGGCAATTAGATAATGAAAGTGAATGGCCAACTATCAAATACCGATATTCACGGTTAATCTTTTTTGAACGACTTGGGCCATCGATTTGAGTCGCGTTTTAGCAAACAATATCAATGCATTATAATATTCAGCTGGCATGCGCCTTTTATCACTACGGCGCGACTGCATCGACCGTCATTGGTCGCCGTACAAGGAGGGAGGTTTCTGACCGATGGAGAACAATGCTACGTGGCCGCATGGCGAAGACGCGAGACTGGCGTTCGCCTACGGCGCTACCCATGGGCGATTCCTTATGGCGCGCTGCCTGTTCCGTCCCTAGCGGCGGGTCGCCGTTGCCCAAAAAAAGCCCCCGGCTTGCGCCGAGGGCTCGTTGATAGCCCCTGCCGTCCCGGCCTTGACCGTGACAACCGCGTGCCTCGGAGGCAAGAAAAAAGCCCTCTGCGTTAGCAGAGGGCTTCTTAAATGGATGCCTGGCAGTTCCCTACTCTCGCATGGGGAGACCCCACACTACCATCGGCGCTACGGCGTTTCACTTCTGAGTTCGGCATGGGGTCAGGTGGGACCACCGCGCTAGTGCCGCCAGGCAAATTCTTTCAGCCGAACTCGTACCGTTTAATGACTGGTGCTGATACCCAGAGTCGAACTGGGGACCTCACCCTTACCAAGGGTGCGCTCTACCAACTGAGCCATATCAGCGTGCTTCTTGTCGTCACCCCGGGCTACCAGAGGGCTTCTTGATTGGATGCCTGGCAGTTCCCTACTCTCGCATGGGGAGACCCCACACTACCATCGGCGCTACGGCGTTTCACTTCTGAGTTCGGCATGGGGTCAGGTGGGACCACCGCGCTAGTGCCGCCAGGCAAATTCGTTGTCCGCACCGCTTTCGCCGTGCAGAAGGCTCTTGCTGCCCGACCCTCACTCACGTGACCGTCGGGCGTTATCCGGAACATCGCTGATAATGTCTTGTCTCTTGCGCACGCTGCACGCCCTGCCGCCGCACCGGGGTCGGTGTGGCTTATGCCTTTCGCGGCCATATCTGGCCTGCGGTTGGCGCGGGTGTCGGCGGTGTCATCCGCCTGCGCTTTGAGCGTCAACGTTCGCTTTCGCTCTCGTCTCACGCTCGCTCTCAAACAGCTCAGGTGTTGTAAGGTTAAGTCTCACGGGTCATTAGTATCGGTTAGCTCAACGCCTCGCAGCGCTTACACACCCGACCTATCAACGTCATCGTCTTTAACGTCCCTTCAGGAGGCTCTAGGCCTCAGGGAAGACTCATCTCGAGGCAAGTTTCCCGCTTAGATGCTTTCAGCGGTTATCTCTTCCGCACGTAGCTACCGGGCAATGCCATTGGCATGACAACCCGAACACCAGTGGTGCGTCCACTCCGGTCCTCTCGTACTAGGAGCAGCCCCTCTCAATCTTCCAGCGCCCACGGCAGATAGGGACCGAACTGTCTCACGACGTTCTAAACCCAGCTCGCGTACCACTTTAAATGGCGAACAGCCATACCCTTGGGACCTACTTCAGCCCCAGGATGTGATGAGCCGACATCGAGGTGCCAAACACCGCCGTCGATATGAACTCTTGGGCGGTATCAGCCTGTTATCCCCGGAGTACCTTTTATCCGTTGAGCGATGGCCCTTCCATTCAGAACCACCGGATCACTAAGACCTGCTTTCGCACCTGCTCGAGCCGTCACTCTCGCAGTCAAGCTAGCTTATGCCTTTGCACTAACCTCACGATGTCCGACCGTGATTAGCTAACCTTCGTGCTCCTCCGTTACACTTTGGGAGGAGACCGCCCCAGTCAAACTACCCACCAGACACTGTCCTCGGCCCGGATAACGGGCCTGAGTGAGAACATCAAACATTAAAGGGTGGTATTTCAAGGTTGGCTCCATGCAGACTGGCGTCCACACTTCAAAGCCTCCCACCTATCCTACACATCAAGGCTCAATGTTCAGTGTCAAGCTATAGTAAAGGTTCACGGGGTCTTTCCGTCTTGCCGCGGGTACACCGCATCTTCACGGCGAGTTCAATTTCACTGAGTCTCGGGTGGAGACAGCCTGGCCATCATTACGCCATTCGTGCAGGTCGGAACTTACCCGACAAGGAATTTCGCTACCTTAGGACCGTTATAGTTACGGCCGCCGTTTACCGGGGCTTCGATCAAGAGCTTCTCGCAAGCGATAACCCCATCAATTAACCTTCCGGCACCGGGCAGGCGTCACACCGTATACGTCCACTTTCGTGTTTGCACAGTGCTGTGTTTTTAATAAACAGTTGCAGCCAGCTGGTATCTGCGACTGGCTTCAGCTCGGGGCGCAAGGCCCTCCACCTACATGCCAGCGTGCCTTCTCCCGAAGTTACGGCACCATTTTGCCTAGTTCCTTCACCCGAGTTCTCTCAAGCGCCTGGGTATTCTCTACCTGACCACCTGTGTCGGTTTGGGGTACGATTCGATGTGACCTGGAGCTTAGAGGCTTTTCCTGGAAGCGTAGCATCAATTCCTT
This region includes:
- the coaA gene encoding type I pantothenate kinase, whose amino-acid sequence is MTKAVQSPPTPYLQFSRKQWAALRNSVPLTLTEAEIVKLKGINEDLSLDEVAEIYLPLSRLLNFYISSNLRRQAVLEQFLGTDGQRIPYIIGIAGSVAVGKSTTARVLQALLSRWPEHRTVELVTTDGFLHPNQVLKQRDLMKKKGFPESYDIRSLVNFVSKVKSGTPRVTAPVYSHLIYDVVPDEQKVISQPDILILEGLNVLQSGSDYNHDPHHVFVSDFVDFSIYVDAPEALLQSWYINRFLKFRQGAFSDPDSYFHHYSQLSEQEAVAIASQLWTEINGRNLQQNILPTRERASLILGKSANHAVERVRLRK
- the pepE gene encoding dipeptidase PepE produces the protein MQLLLLSNSTCPGKSYLEHAIAPIGELLRGRRQALFVPFAGVIVDWDAYTDKVRQALTPLGVDVMGIHRTADAGAAIATAEIIIVGGGNTFHLVKHCRDRGLLRAIHRRVQEGATYIGWSAGANLACPTLCTTNDMPIVEPGGFDALGLINFQINPHYTNQLPAGHQGETRQQRLDELLRARPEMTVVGLPEGDWLTVADGAATLAGPYDAALYRADLAEPGVLTPGSTITLK
- the birA gene encoding bifunctional biotin--[acetyl-CoA-carboxylase] ligase/biotin operon repressor BirA; protein product: MKDVTIPLKLISLLADGEFHSGEQFGAALGMSRAAINKHVQTVRDWGVDVFTVPGKGYRLHAPLQLLDEAAIRSRLPSGRLAVLPVIDSTNQYLIERIGTLAPGDACVAEYQAQGRGRRGRQWISPFGNNLYLSLYWRLEQGPAAAGGLSLMVGIVMAEVLQRLGAEGVRVKWPNDLYLNDRKLAGILVEINGKAGDAAHVVIGAGINLAMREPAAGMIDQGWINLQEAGIVIDRNALVAELTATLRQALRQFEGEGFAPFVARWQALDNFFDRPVKLLIGDREIRGIARGIDAQGALLLEQDGERHAYLGGEISLRGL
- the murB gene encoding UDP-N-acetylmuramate dehydrogenase; amino-acid sequence: MKTDYVMMTDSGALKSLNSFAIDALARRVIVAHTEAELFTIWRQAAEDATPVLMLGGGSNVLFLENYVGTVLLNRIAGVAIEERSDAWHLHVGAGEVWHDLVRTCLEQHMPGLENLALIPGCVGSAPIQNIGAYGVELRQFCDYVDVLQLATGTLRRLSAAECQFGYRDSIFKHALREGHAIVAVGLRLAKAWQPVLTYGDLARLDPQQATPRQIYDAVCAMRRGKLPDPAVQGNAGSFFKNPVIDAVRAERLLSRYPDAPHYPQPEGGVKLAAGWLIDRCGLKGYRLGGAAIHDKQALVLVNADNASGKDIAALARYVRQEVAERFAVWLEPEVRFIGANGEVDAVGVLT